The segment CCTCTTCAGCTGTGTGTTCAGTGTAACCTAAAACATGTAATTCAACCTTTTTGTCGCGCTCCTCTTgtcctcagggatcaataataCAACAGATATACACCGGGCTCTCTTGGACCACAACCATGTCTCAGCTGTGTCAAAAGTCTAATATTCCCATGGGATCCTGCAGATGACTGTTCTAAGCTCAAGGATTACCCCTCTGGTTCCCCCAGTGCTTGTAGTTATAAAATGAATTGCCCTTACGAGATGTCAGAACAATGACTATGGagttgacccccccccccccccccccccccccccccccccccccccccccccccccccacacccccctTGTAACTTTAAGTGTTATGACAAATGGTTTCTTAACTATATATGTTTGTTAATGCtcctaaaaatgtatttatattataggctctaaatatattgtttaatttatacTTTGCTAGAGTTCCTAACTGTATGTTTGCTGCTTTAACTAAAATCACCCCTTTTTTCCCCAAGAAATGTCAAGTACACTACAGTTAACCTATCACATGTGCACTTTGTTCTAATTTGACAATTTAGAACAACCTCTGCTCATCTAGTTCATATCATTTAAATTGCAGAGGCTGGTGTTGTTGCTGGCTTAGTTATAGTGACTATTTCAACTTGTAACTCTTGTTTATTTGCAAACTTcctcagttaaaaaaaatatttgaaaataattgaaTAACCTCGTATAATAATAACCTTACTTTTAAACTCtattttaaaattacttttgaataattaacatttcttattaaaatagaaaaaccGAATTCTATCCCAGATGTTGTTCTGTTGTAAGTATGTagtgttgtttttctatttcaagtgtttaaaaaaataaagtcactTATACtctaattttgtttgtttttaagtgaaCTGCCTCTCTGTCACTTTGTCATCCATCAGAGAAACTGTTCCTGATTGAAAACAAAGTTATGTATGTTATGTTAATTCTTGACCACACTCATTGCAGTCATTTTGGCTTCTGAGGtcctgaacaaacaaacaaactgggtAAAAGACACGAAAATTCCACATCgtacatttaaataattcatttgcTGTATTTTAATATTACAGTCACaattatgaatattttttttcttttcctgtcgGAATTCCAGTTCCACATCTCCATGGCAAATTGAGATCACATTTCAGGTTGTTTGTTTGCTGCACGTTTCCATAGTCACCAGTGTTTGCATTAGTTGTTAACTTGGACTGTGTGTGGTGTACTCAGTGGACTTGGACTATTAAAATGGTAAAAGGTGGGAAGCGGTATTCTTCAATGAGCAACGATGGCAAATGGGtaagaaatactttatttcatCACATAATCAAATCATTACAGATTGTAACATTCAAACCTGGCTTTTCTTCAATTTTCTTCTCAGTTTGCTCATCCAGTTTTACCAGAAAATGAGACAAGGAATCGTGAGACTTGTACAAGCACTGGGATCATGCTGACTCAGGTTAAACCATCATTGCCTCAGGCTTTCAACTTCAAGCGCTATCCAAAATGGAAAACTCAGCAGGTGTGTATCTGCAGTAGGTAATACAGTGTTTGGTGGGGCTACCTATCGAAGCTTTTCTGCAGAGATAGAAAGAGCCTTCTCATTTAATCCAATTACACTGTGTTCAGCAAATTGTTCTTCCAATATGTTTCTTTTCAGGAACCCAGAGAATATCCATTCTCAGACCATGACAACAAGTATGCTTTGAAAGACAACATCTCTATCTTCACTCATGTGAGTATGAAGAGAAATTCAGATCAGATACATCACCACATAACTCCTTGAAAGGAAACCTTATCTTTTCTGTATCCTGTTGGTATATTACAGGGTGTGGGACGCAGGAAGTGTCTTGAAGATCACAGACAGCACAACACCCACTTCTGCCTTTGCCATGACGCAGCTGACAGCAGCACTGAAGAGATTGGGGGGAACATCTACCACACTGACTTTGTGGTGAAGCAGGCTGTTAATGTTCCAACCAGCACCAGAAGGTTCCCCCGCAACCACAAGCAGAAGTCTGCAGAGGCAGCTTTGGCACAAGCAGGGGAGCCATTCATGTGGTTTGGACGACACGACTCTGACCCCTCAGAGAACCTGCAAGGGCTGGCACCTTCCAAACCCTAAGATGCTCCTACATTTAGGGCACTAGATGGCATAGCATAGAGAGGGTCCAGCGAACTTTCCGGAGGGTGCTGCTGTCAAATAAAGCATTGAATTAGGAACGTCGGATAGCATTTTCTCTTGTTAGGAGAAGCCTGGAGTATTTTGACAGTTATATTCCAAATAGGGAAAATTAGGAACTTTACAAACCAGATTTTATTCCACAACAAATCCAAATAGACTGGAAAGTGGACTGTGAACAATCCACTTAAAGTAAATTATTAgtaaattaacaatatatataATCAGTACATCTTATTATATAATTGACTGTGTTTAAGTGGATTTGATGATGCTATTTTGAGACATGTAGTAAATTGTCctgtatttaaatatacttttacGCACATAATCTGTATGTAGGCTACTTGAAATGTAACGtaaaaaaaagtcagtaaaGTGTCAGTGTCAAATTACTCTTTCAGGTATGTTATTAAAATGGATTAAAGCGACTCTTTTGATTTGGCATTACCCTTATTAATTTGGGATACTCACAAAAGCCAGATTGTCAGAAGTGTCAAAaatgaagcagcagaggccaaTATATCCTAACTTTACTGGACAGTTCTTTATTATCAGTAAGTATCGGAATCGCAGcaaaatatatct is part of the Micropterus dolomieu isolate WLL.071019.BEF.003 ecotype Adirondacks linkage group LG15, ASM2129224v1, whole genome shotgun sequence genome and harbors:
- the tex36 gene encoding testis-expressed protein 36, which codes for MVKGGKRYSSMSNDGKWFAHPVLPENETRNRETCTSTGIMLTQVKPSLPQAFNFKRYPKWKTQQEPREYPFSDHDNKYALKDNISIFTHGVGRRKCLEDHRQHNTHFCLCHDAADSSTEEIGGNIYHTDFVVKQAVNVPTSTRRFPRNHKQKSAEAALAQAGEPFMWFGRHDSDPSENLQGLAPSKP